The DNA region CTGATATTTTATCTCTTATATTTCGTACATTCTCAATGAATTTCAGGTTGGACAACAATTGATAGATGAAGAAAAAAGGCTTTTGGCTGAATATTACAAGTAGGTTTAATTCCTGGATCTACAGTGGCTCAAATGTTGGTAACAGTAAACTGTTGGACAAGTATCATGGTTACAATGCAATTTCGATTTTCACTACGTCAACTATCCTTTAGTttactctaaccaactttacAGCAAATCTGCAGCCCCAGATTAATgccatagtgacaattaagtttcaattgtcactatgtcaactaccCACAAGTTAACtccaaccaacttttgagcgacTGCAACCCCAGATATCTACCATAGTAACgatgaagtttcaattggcAGCTATCCGCTGGTTTACTTATAACCAACTTTCGAGCAACTGCAGCACCAGATCGTAGAGTTTGAATATTGAGGATCAGTCAATTGGCCAAGGACCAACCATTGGCATTTCTTTTGGGAATTCAGAAACTTTTGGAATAAGATATTAAATCATAATTGTACGTATAATTCATTTCTAGTTTGACGCAGACGATCACGTACCAGTGCAAGAATCGAAAACGTTACGGTAACCAAAACGACGGCGGTTGGGAGATCTGTTTGGATGCGGGATTTCAAATACAAGCTCCGTGCCTTGTGTATTCCTTCGGGTAAGGACGATAACCCGTCCCGAACTCTCTCTAAACTATGCCCTTATCTGTCATCATCAAATATACACTTCAAGAACAGATAGCTGCTTCTATAGTTCctcctatgacgtcatcaaaatgattttgtgatTTTGAAATGCCACTTCTAAAGGATGACAATGTGTCTTTGCCATCATCGAATAAGGCACCTTCAGAAAACACGTCCGTTTCCATAAGTCCCACTATGCCATCAACGAATTAATTGACCTGGTGATATAGACGCTTCAAgaaaagatggccgtcctgatAAATCCcctaatgacatcatcaaattgatgttGTGATATAGAcccttctagaaaagatgactGCTTCATGAATCCCACTATGAAATCATTGCAAACTTTATTTCGTTCTTTTTACAGCATAAATAATGACTTCAGTTTTGATGACTCTATTGACAAGCAAATGGGATGTGAAATTCACGCGTATGATCCCAGGTATGATATTCTAAAACTTCATAATGTCACTAGCCTTCTCATTTCATTGATTCTGTAGCTACTAATGAAGACTTCAGTGTCAATAACTCCAagttcagtaaaattatgattagttactaatgacgaccttctcattctcaatatcTTCAaccattcagtaaaattatgattagttactaatgacgaccttctcattctcaataacttcaacgattcagtaaaattatgattagttactaatgacgaccttctcattctcaatatcTTCAaccattcagtaaaattatgattagttactaataacgaccttctcattctcgataacttcaacgattcagtaaaattatgattagttactaatgacgaccttctcattctcaatatcTTCAaccattcagtaaaattatgattagttactaataacgaccttctcattctcgataatttcaacgattcagtaaaatgatGTTATATTTGTGTTTGGTAAGTTCCCAATGGCGACCTTTTCATTCTTTGTTTTCAGCATGGCTGTCAACGATCACAAACGTGGCAAGAACATAAACTTCCATAAAGTCGGAATTTCCAACGAAGATAGTCGACAAGTTTCGTGGATCATGCGCAAAGTTAGCTCGTTAATTCATGGACTCGGACACCAGAACGTAAGCATCAAACATTCAGAGGCATCACATGAGGTTTAAAACTGTGGATGCGGTCTTACAGTTGTCATGCTGAACCCAATTACACAGTTGTAATCCCTGGTGGTCATTGATCTGGACACcagaaaatcagaaatatctagaaaaaatcagatttaccaaaacctggaaaacgcagggcccggttttatcgaccggtattacctttaatCCGGGGGCttacttaaatgaaaatgaataatgttAGCCCACGGGTTAAAGGTAACACCGCTCTATAAAACAGGGCCCTGGGAATTTGGATCATGCTATTGACCACGTGTTTCTTCATCAGTAcatgattaaatgaaatatgaatgaattgttaagTACATGTACGCGTGTTAAGTACATGTACGtgattcaatgtgaattaattgaaacattttcaacctagaaatttctctgattcactcagggGGAATTTTatgttatcatcatcatcagttacatcAGCAAGCGCCGCTGCGCCAAGATGTCATGTACTTTATTTCTCCACTGCTCACGATCTGTAGTTATTTGTTTTAGGATTTCAATATCTAAAGTCGGCCAaattttataacataaaatttTACAACATGGTAAAATAAGAGAAAACTCACCGGATTTGGAATTCCCATCATCTttgtcattataattatcatcatcattatcaatatcaacttgaatgtatcaatttctattttccaGCGCATTATCGATTACATGAAAATGGACGTGGAATACTCCGAATGGAAAGCTATGGAGAAAATGTTGGAAGAAGACGTTTTCAAGAACATTCGTCAGTTCGCCGTCGAGATCCATCTGCCTAGTTTGGACATTCTCGGTTACGGGCACGTGCGTTACGAACCTCTGAAGCGTCTGACCAGGATTCTGCGCAGTGTGAAACACGCCGGTTTCGAAGTGTACCACAATCACGCCAACCCGATGGGTTTGTCGTTTAATAAAGTGTTAGGCGTGAAGAAAACCTGTTGCGACGAGGTTTACTATATCAATAAGCGATTCTTACCGCAAGTCGCACAGACTGCAGCGAAACCCGCGAAATAGATCCGTGAACATGGATTTAGTGTCAGTTTATCAACGATTCAGGGTCAAATATTAAGCGTAGACATTAAAAAGGGTACAGAGCCAAATGaaacccacaactgtggattTAGGTATTAAGTCATTATTGTGGAACCATATCCACAGATACGAATGTGGAACTCGGTTCCTGtttctgaactgtggaactgggtgtaaggtcacgactgtggaactagatcctcGGATACAAATGTGGAACCGGGTTTCTGTTTCGGGTGGGACTGGGTCCACAGTGAGGATCGGGTCCGGTTATTTGTGAAACCGTCCATCATAAGTTCACTTTCAACCTTTTCCTAGATTCAAAATGATGCTGCAGGAACTCACGCATGTGTTCAACCGAAAGATTGTGCTGTGCGCTGATTGGCCGGCTGGCCGAATACTATACGCTAATTGGCTGGCTGATCGAATACTGCACGCTGATTGGCTGGCTCTAGttttctttaatatttttgtatatttccgtaatttatttattttcctcTAAACTGGATACATtttctttctaattcattataacttGTTTTCTTGCCGTTTCGTAGATTGGGCCAGTTATTCTTAAGGTTTTTAGAGAGGATCTTGAAGCCCAGTCTACGAATCCAAATATcgctgttaatgaaattgtcaaCCTTGTAAATGCatattcataataataaataccAGCTAtgcacaccagatggcgcttaTCTATGTCACTGCAACTTTGCTACTATGTATTACATTATATTTACCGTGTCAGGACGAAATAAagttgaaatgtattttatttttactacTTTTAAATTTTGTGACTCTCGGTCATTCATTCCCTCTGTTCCAGTCGTTTGACGGTTGTTTTTTGGTGCTGTGTTTAGATACAACAATAATGGCATCTGTTGTTCGTTGCTATGAGAGATCAGTTGCTAACAGATACAGAAAGTTAATGTCGACCTTGGTACATATGAGTCCCGTTTCTGAAATAATATCAACTATCTTTAAtttactgaaaggttgttttATTATGTCCTTGCAGGtgcggatccagaccgtattatccgtattgcccaatacgtgctagaatttttaagtgcccttcgaaatttcaccggcaatatttttgacggcattATTTCAACAACCGCTAATTCCGGAATTCttttattctggattgctctgctagtctctagaagccctctaaaagccttcaaatggtaccatattttcaaaattttatggGGAGGGCCCTCAGACCGCGCTCGCATTGACCTGGATACTGGGTGTGCCCTAAGATCAGAAAGGTGCCCTTAAATTTCCTTCCTGTCTACCCATCCCCCTGGATCGCCCCTGCCTTGGTACatgggtcagttactgaaaagGTTGCTCGATGCTAACTATAGTCCAGGGATCAGTTACTAAAAGTTTGTTTAACGATGCCCTAGGCACAGGGTACTGAAAGGTTGTTCGTGAAAGAGACTCTTGATTTACGAGTTCGATCGAAATCCATAACTGAAGCATCAACCGAAGGATTCTCTTTCTTATGGTAATACCCTTTGGGTGTATTCTTCGTTGTTCATCACAGTGACAACAACACTtatgtatatttatatttagattctTTCTCGGAAAGGTTGATCTGTCTAGATCTATCGATACCCGCGATAGCTGCAGATTAACAGAAATACGTGAATCCATCGCAAATCCATCACAAATCGTGACGGAAAAGAGTTTGCCCTTTAAAACGGTGTACCTTGGCAGACGGCTTTGTGAAGTCGGGCGTGTTGCTGTTGCATTGTGTACTGAGGGCTTTGACGCTAGTGAAGCTGATACCTAGTACTCTTAAGTTAAGCTGGCTTTTTGCTCCTGCTTTTTtggaatgaatatatattgtatTGGATGATCGCTAGACTCTTTTATGGTACCGTGCTTCCGTCTGGTGGCTTAGCGTTATCAATATATGTGGATTGCTCGAATGGCCTTCAAGTAACTGCAAATCGTCTAACATCTGCAAGTGCCCGTGTAGGAGAGCAAGTGCCCATTAAGGAGAACAAGTTCCCTTAAAGAAGAGCAAGTGCCCATTTAGGAGAGCAAGTGCCCGTGAAGGAGAACAAGTTCCCTTGAAGAAGAGCAAGTGCCCGTTCAGGAGAGCAACTGCCCGTTTAGGAGAGCCCAGGAATTTTCCATATTTGGTGCTCTGCCTCCGAACGGTCGTGATTGTTGAGAAAGCACACCATAGCAACTCTCGCTTAGTCCTCGTTGGCGTGACGTCATCATTCATAGAGGGAAATCCTCAATTTTAATTATCAACTAAGAATAAAAGACGCAACAATGTTTTTACGtgaaagaaatgatttaatttttttcgtaGACTAGAAAAGTTTACAGCAACGAATCGgagaaaaatcaatattgaaatcggACAGTAAAAAGTCGATAGGTTTCAGAATATATTTCAACGGTTGAAATAAAACTGGCGCCGTTCCAGAAAAACTATGTCGTATCCTAAAACtgtttttttaacatttttaccAATTTGTAATCCACACCGCCAGATGGCGCTAGTCGCATTAAGCGTTAACGTAACTTTTAACATCAATTTTATCGTCATCTTCTAGGAATAATTTTTCCGAGGATTTTccgaaagaaaaaaatagatagtTTTCGTGGTTGTCTTATTTTCGTCAATCGTTATATTTACAACACGCACCACCACTGCCACGCCACCTGTCGGTCGGTCGGATGGAAACTCGACGTTCCTCATcgccaccaggtggcgttaGATGTATCCTACCACTCTCCGAAGAATTTATCGTTTTCATATTCGTCTCCCTGTGGATTTTCTTGTTGAGTCGGACCGGCCTTCGTTGCTCGAActaaaaataattaaaaagaATCCTTCGTTGAGTGTtaaattaatcataattttactggatatttaaaaaaaggtCACCATTAgtaattaatcataatttcgttgaatcgttgaagttatcgagaatgagaatgtcgtcattagtaactaatcataattttactgaatcgttgaagttatcgggaatgagaaggtcgtcattagtaataaatcataattttactgaatttttgaagttattgaaaatatatgttCATCGTCTCATTTGcatatcaaattcaagtaAAAGTTTATTTTATGGTAAGCAAAAACGGGAGATTAGAAAAACAGAAGAAACATGAAATGAGATATCTAGATGATCtataataatttaagatgAAAAGATGAGGTATatgatattgatttgaaagtggcgccacctagCGGTACGTACGGAACTGTTCAGCGCTAGTCGTCTGCTCTCGTCGTCTGAACGGCCGTTGTTCGTCTACTGCAAACTGCTGATATCGAGGCGCACGTTTCTGCCACTGGTAATAAGACACGCGTCGTCGTCTTAACGAACCACCTGAAAATAGAACcaacaaattatcaaaaatcaaaatacaacatGGCGGCGGAAACGGTTTCAAAATGGCCGCTAATTATGTTCATTTGTGTGTGTGCGTCGGTGCTTTTGAAGTTTGTAAAAAGAGTTGAGTTTTTGAAGCTGAGTTTTTGAATGGAGGCTGCAGTCATCTTTCTGGACAGTTCTAAGCCACGCCGTCATAATATGTGGGGGTGGGGACGGGGGATTTATGAAGGCTGCTATCTTTTCTGTAAGTGTCCGCGTCAGCATAAATCGCTTCCATCGAATCTAGAAACCCACTACAGATTGGACCCCTGCTAGAGAAGTGTTTGTTTTcctaattcaaatcaattgcAATTCCATgcaatttcaaatcatcttaTATGGCGGGGGTGAAGATGGGGGTCTTAAAGAAAGCCAAAAACAGTTCCAAAAAGTCAGAGGgttgtgtaaattatttcttattccTTCATTTTTTCTGTTAGGTATCTGTCAAAGATCAAATTAGAAGAGTGGGCGTAGAAGTTACGTATGACTTTTATTTCTAGATGAAATGAATCATAAACATTGATGACGACATTTTTCAAGCACCGATGAGTCACGGAAACGTCCGAAAATAGCCGACATATTCCGCGGTTTGATTGATCGTCCCAATCAACAATAATGAATAACGCTTCGAGTGAATTTACGTTTTACGCGTTGACGATTGTTCGGCGTCTTTccaacgttttttttttctacgtTTTTACGTGTCGAACGTCGTATTATAAATAACGTTCGATTGTTGTAACGTTGACAGGTACAAGCGTCGGAGAAATGGAAAACTGTCGCGTGTCTCAAAACGAAACGACGTGAAACGACGAAAATGGCCGCCATTACCGGAAGTAGATTCGCCTACGCGCAGAATTATAGAAACGACtcggcaaaaaaaaaaatgataaaggTCGTCTGAAGATAATTTCATACAGGGTTTTAATAAGctaatttctctaattttcGGGATATTTAAGAAACTCCAGTAATTGGTGAATCTTCGAAATATGAAAGTTCAATTTAAATGAGGGCTATTACGAATTAGTTCAGAAATTTTtgagaatgttttttttccaaCATCTGCATTCGTCATAAAAGaattaagttttttttgttaaaaggttttaaaaaggtttttaaagttataaaaaaaacaattttgagAGTCTATTATCCAACAAAGTTCAGATAAAACCTAACAAAGCAATATACAGCATCCCAAGTAGgcagaatttcattttcatgatattCTCGGATAGATGATAATGACTATAATCGGATAGATGAAATAGTGCATGAAGGAGACTTCGAATCACTATTTGCTTGATCGGTTTAGATAGTTCAATTCATTTTGCGAATGGTCAGATAGCATGGAGGTATGAATAAGACTTCATACGGTGCCATGAAGACATGTAATCCTTTGGTTCCTATTGGGGTCAAAATCGACCGATGCCTATATTCTTTGAAAGTCTAGGCGTTCATATACAAGAATTGAGAACTTCACTACAACGTGTGTTACacagaattaaaaaataaaacagaaacgTAGGAAAATAGAGAAACTTTGAGTCCTTGTTTGATTGGTTGGTTGGTGagttaaaaatttgttttgtaaattttctgatttacatactaatatattttctggtaaatgtatatatacatatgccTATATATGTTTAAGTCTAGGCATGTTTATGCAAGAATTGAGAACGTTAacaaaaaaagacaaaaaggAAAAAAGGAAACGATGACTCCCTGTTTGATTGGTTGGTGAGTTTTGCAAATTTTCAGATATATCAATTTCGTTGGTTCATTTCGTATTTGGTGTCAAAATCAAATGCATGGGTGTGTTCTATGTATGAAGAATTTCTTATGCAAAAACTTCACCctatatagataattatattTGATAGAACTTATACTCCTTAATGatgaaaacaatgatattaataattatgataataataatgatagataattatttttgatatttgatatttgatagaGCTACGTAGGTTATACTCCTTATAATAAcaacaataaaaataatgataaaaataataataataatgataaagataatgataataataagaaaatcgACCCTGAAATAATTAATCTCGTCATGGAAACCCGGTTTGAAATTGGTCAGTCAGTCGCggtcaaaactgtggaactgggatttgttgatgaaatttcgagatctagcaatctcatttgataatatttatttacagtcCGTTACATAACACATTTCAAACAGACTTTAAAGAATTACAAATGTAAACGTTCCGGTCGTTCTTGTTGCTGCATTCGTTTGGTTCTAGTCTCCATAGTTGCATAATATGTAAAACCTGTAATCGATTTTACACTTCGGAAGGACtacctttttttaaaattcaaattaaccGTCATTTAACCGTCTAAACTTGCTCGGAAGCGAGTTCAAAGATTTCCGTTCTAtccgtcatcatcatcaccatcattaTGGAGtttctttttacaatttttttttcgctgAAAAATTCGTTCCAGTCTCGCTTTAATTAATCAACGGATTTATATCCGAATCAGCGTCAGTGACGTCAGTAGCCGAAGTAAGTTTGCTCAGACCAGTCATCCGTTACACGGGAATAGTAACGCGCActattaattaaatattcCTGCTGCCAATGG from Tubulanus polymorphus chromosome 12, tnTubPoly1.2, whole genome shotgun sequence includes:
- the LOC141913906 gene encoding putative methyltransferase-like protein 24 isoform X3; the protein is MRLTTLLSSSRLWMVLLSAGISLCIIHLYTTHRSKHQGLHFTNEDIETIRTLDVIEPGKPEPVGQQLIDEEKRLLAEYYNLTQTITYQCKNRKRYGNQNDGGWEICLDAGFQIQAPCLVYSFGINNDFSFDDSIDKQMGCEIHAYDPSMAVNDHKRGKNINFHKVGISNEDSRQVSWIMRKVSSLIHGLGHQNRIIDYMKMDVEYSEWKAMEKMLEEDVFKNIRQFAVEIHLPSLDILGYGHVRYEPLKRLTRILRSVKHAGFEVYHNHANPMGLSFNKVLGVKKTCCDEVYYINKRFLPQVAQTAAKPAK
- the LOC141913906 gene encoding putative methyltransferase-like protein 24 isoform X1 encodes the protein MVKADKDKLSNKMRLTTLLSSSRLWMVLLSAGISLCIIHLYTTHRSKHQGLHFTNEDIETIRTLDVIEPGKPEPVGQQLIDEEKRLLAEYYNLTQTITYQCKNRKRYGNQNDGGWEICLDAGFQIQAPCLVYSFGINNDFSFDDSIDKQMGCEIHAYDPSMAVNDHKRGKNINFHKVGISNEDSRQVSWIMRKVSSLIHGLGHQNRIIDYMKMDVEYSEWKAMEKMLEEDVFKNIRQFAVEIHLPSLDILGYGHVRYEPLKRLTRILRSVKHAGFEVYHNHANPMGLSFNKVLGVKKTCCDEVYYINKRFLPQVAQTAAKPAK
- the LOC141913906 gene encoding putative methyltransferase-like protein 24 isoform X2, which translates into the protein MLDKLSNKMRLTTLLSSSRLWMVLLSAGISLCIIHLYTTHRSKHQGLHFTNEDIETIRTLDVIEPGKPEPVGQQLIDEEKRLLAEYYNLTQTITYQCKNRKRYGNQNDGGWEICLDAGFQIQAPCLVYSFGINNDFSFDDSIDKQMGCEIHAYDPSMAVNDHKRGKNINFHKVGISNEDSRQVSWIMRKVSSLIHGLGHQNRIIDYMKMDVEYSEWKAMEKMLEEDVFKNIRQFAVEIHLPSLDILGYGHVRYEPLKRLTRILRSVKHAGFEVYHNHANPMGLSFNKVLGVKKTCCDEVYYINKRFLPQVAQTAAKPAK